In one window of Henckelia pumila isolate YLH828 chromosome 1, ASM3356847v2, whole genome shotgun sequence DNA:
- the LOC140879197 gene encoding heavy metal-associated isoprenylated plant protein 32-like, giving the protein MSKEEFVKIQTCVLKVNIHCDGCKQKVKKILQKIDGVYTIKIDSEQGKVTVSGNIDAATLVKKLTKNGKHAEIWGASKANNQLMNNQFKNMHMDHGKGGNNKGQAPKNGGNNPPPKGGPQPQAGQNPQIQQQLQQLQQLKAFQDLKLMKDMRMPMPMNNKDQSQKAVKFSVPEDEEDMTDDDDYDDDEDYDDDDDDDYDDDEMDDMPMHNKKPVMGNGHGGAQMPNIMMNNLMKGVGNAGNNGGGNLKKGAAAGGNIPVQMNPGGANGGKKGGNGNNNGGNQNQGGGGKGGKNGGGQPQDGKNGGGHNKNGHGGGGGGGGGGAGNGGKNGGGGMMPNMMMNMGQMGKNMPMPMGQMGKNMPMQMGGQQMNLPMSQMGNLSAVQGLPAASAANGGGAGYFPGAAAAAEQMGGNNPYYQQQLATMMMNQQRANGNERFHPMMYARPPPAVNYMPPYPPYPYPPPPGEQVDQYSMFSDENTSSCTVM; this is encoded by the exons ATGAGCAAGGAAGAGTTCGTGAAGATCCAG ACTTGTGTTCTTAAAGTCAATATACACTGTGATGGCTGTAagcaaaaagtgaagaaaatctTGCAGAAGATTGATG GGGTTTACACGATAAAGATAGATTCAGAGCAGGGGAAGGTGACTGTTTCAGGCAATATTGACGCAGCCACACTTGTGAAGAAACTTACAAAGAATGGAAAACATGCTGAGATTTGGGGCGCAAGCAAGGCAAATAACCAGCTGATGAATAATCAGTTCAAGAATATGCATATGGATCATGGAAAAGGTGGGAATAACAAAGGCCAAGCTCCAAAGAATGGTGGAAACAACCCGCCTCCGAAAGGTGGGCCGCAGCCACAGGCCGGCCAAAATCCTCAGATTCAGCAGCAGCTTCAACAATTACAACAGTTGAAAGCGTTTCAAGATCTGAAACTAATGAAAGATATGAGAATGCCCATGCCCATGAATAACAAGGATCAGAGCCAGAAGGCTGTTAAGTTCAGTGTGCCTGAGGATGAAGAAGATATgactgatgatgatgattatgatGACGATGAGGACTATGACGATGATGACGACGACGACtatgatgatgatgaaatgGATGATATGCCTATGCATAATAAGAAGCCTGTTATGGGCAATGGCCATGGTGGTGCTCAGATGCCTAACATCATGATGAATAACTTGATGAAGGGTGTTGGAAATGCTGGTAATAATGGAGGTGGGAATTTGAAAAAAGGTGCTGCTGCTGGTGGAAATATACCTGTGCAGATGAATCCCGGTGGTGCCAACGGTGGAAAGAAAGGTGGTAATGGGAACAACAATGGCGGCAACCAGAACCAAGGTGGTGGTGGAAAGGGCGGTAAGAACGGCGGCGGGCAGCCGCAAGACGGCAAAAACGGCGGCGGACATAATAAAAATGGCCACGGTGGCGGTggtggaggaggaggaggtggGGCTGGTAATGGAGGCAAGAATGGGGGTGGGGGGATGATGCCTAACATGATGATGAATATGGGTCAAATGGGGAAGAACATGCCGATGCCAATGGGTCAAATGGGAAAGAACATGCCGATGCAAATGGGTGGTCAACAAATGAATCTTCCCATGAGCCAAATGGGCAACCTTTCGGCAGTACAAGGCCTGCCGGCGGCCTCAGCTGCCAACGGTGGTGGAGCAGGGTACTTCCCGGgggccgccgccgccgccgagCAGATGGGGGGAAACAACCCCTATTACCAGCAACAACTGGCAACAATGATGATGAATCAGCAACGTGCCAATGGGAACGAGAGGTTCCACCCGATGATGTATGCCCGGCCTCCCCCCGCCGTCAACTACATGCCTCCATACCCTCCTTATCCCTACCCTCCCCCGCCGGGGGAGCAAGTCGATCAGTATTCGATGTTTAGCGACGAAAACACATCCAGTTGTACGGTGATGTGA